One Acutalibacter muris DNA window includes the following coding sequences:
- the hrcA gene encoding heat-inducible transcriptional repressor HrcA, with protein MELTLRKEKILSSVVTEFLKSGEPVGSKVIAEEIGVSSATVRNEMSGLTEMGLLEQPHTSAGRVPSQKGYREFVDRLMEVPSLTPEEKRLIDAKLAPVLYDTEQLLVRTVELAASISRCAAAVTTPGGAGARVRAIQLVQTSRRTAMLLMMSSTGTMKNRIFRCDYDLTTDILRVFFRAFNERIAGKKVSDITPAFLQSLGASLGEMYALVGAPLRALLEAAHDTARTEMLLGGQMNLLFYPEIEPRNARNILGLLENKEEFSMLLRQKPGKVTTMIGRECGRPELDTVSMMVSRYTIDRQDAGAVAVVGPVRMDYPRLTAVLEYLTDTLSAQLTQLTGDN; from the coding sequence GCGGAAAGAAAAGATATTGAGCTCGGTAGTCACGGAATTTCTCAAGAGTGGAGAGCCGGTTGGAAGCAAAGTTATCGCCGAGGAGATAGGCGTTTCTTCGGCCACCGTTCGTAACGAAATGTCCGGCCTAACTGAAATGGGGCTTTTGGAGCAGCCGCACACTTCGGCGGGCCGTGTGCCTTCTCAGAAGGGATACCGGGAATTTGTGGACCGGCTGATGGAGGTGCCTTCGCTGACCCCGGAGGAAAAGCGGCTGATAGATGCGAAGCTGGCGCCGGTATTGTACGATACGGAGCAGTTGTTGGTGCGCACTGTTGAGCTGGCGGCTTCTATAAGCAGATGTGCGGCGGCTGTCACCACTCCAGGTGGTGCAGGAGCTAGGGTCAGGGCGATACAGCTGGTGCAGACCAGCCGGCGCACGGCTATGCTGCTGATGATGAGCTCAACAGGAACTATGAAGAATCGCATATTTCGATGTGATTATGATTTGACCACAGATATTCTCCGTGTGTTCTTCAGAGCGTTCAACGAAAGGATTGCTGGTAAAAAGGTTTCTGACATTACCCCAGCGTTTTTGCAGAGTCTCGGAGCGTCTCTTGGTGAAATGTACGCTCTAGTGGGCGCACCGTTGAGAGCGCTGCTGGAGGCGGCCCATGACACCGCGCGTACTGAGATGCTGCTTGGGGGACAGATGAATCTGCTTTTTTACCCGGAGATTGAGCCCAGAAACGCCAGGAATATTCTGGGTCTGCTGGAAAATAAAGAGGAATTCTCTATGCTTTTGCGGCAGAAGCCGGGCAAAGTGACCACTATGATAGGCCGAGAGTGCGGACGGCCAGAACTGGATACAGTGTCTATGATGGTATCGCGCTATACTATAGACAGACAGGACGCCGGGGCGGTTGCGGTGGTTGGACCGGTACGCATGGACTATCCACGGCTCACCGCTGTGCTGGAATATCTGACAGATACGCTCAGCGCCCAGCTGACACAGCTGACAGGAGATAATTAG